A genomic segment from Actinoplanes sichuanensis encodes:
- a CDS encoding nitroreductase family protein, with protein sequence MTRSFAPPSRRVLADCVRAAIAAPSLHNSQPWMFRITGPAVEVRADPARRLAAADPAGREQLISVGAAILNLRLALRRAGYRIEVHLLPDPADPDFAARAVAVHPAPADELTTSLAAAIPHRHTNRDEFARVPVPAAALARLRDAAAKEDATLTVSDPSVVAELARSADRRLRSQDDYRRELLRWTGPEARHDGVPGWAAGSAPMFGPHTTIMVLATDGDTPLDWLRAGQALQRVLLTATLLGLATTPISQPVEVPAVRAALLGGSAGACPQMVLRVGYGRVCGRSPRRALDEVLQPEGD encoded by the coding sequence ATGACCAGATCCTTCGCCCCACCGTCACGGCGGGTGCTCGCCGACTGCGTGCGGGCCGCCATCGCGGCGCCGTCACTGCACAACAGCCAGCCGTGGATGTTCCGGATCACCGGGCCGGCCGTCGAGGTCCGCGCCGACCCGGCCCGCCGGCTCGCCGCCGCCGACCCGGCCGGGCGGGAACAACTGATCAGCGTCGGCGCGGCGATCCTCAACCTGCGCCTCGCCCTCCGCCGGGCCGGATACCGGATCGAGGTCCACCTGCTGCCCGACCCGGCCGACCCGGACTTCGCCGCCCGGGCCGTCGCCGTCCATCCGGCGCCCGCCGACGAACTCACCACCTCGCTCGCCGCGGCCATCCCGCACCGGCACACCAACCGGGACGAGTTCGCCCGGGTGCCGGTGCCCGCCGCCGCCCTCGCCCGGCTGCGGGACGCCGCCGCCAAGGAGGACGCCACGCTCACCGTCTCCGACCCGTCGGTCGTCGCCGAACTCGCCCGCTCGGCCGACCGCCGGCTCCGTTCCCAGGACGACTACCGGCGTGAACTCCTCCGCTGGACCGGACCGGAGGCCAGACACGACGGGGTGCCGGGCTGGGCGGCCGGATCGGCACCGATGTTCGGGCCGCACACCACGATCATGGTGCTCGCCACCGACGGCGACACCCCGCTCGACTGGCTGCGTGCCGGTCAGGCCCTGCAGCGGGTCTTGTTGACCGCGACGCTGCTCGGGCTGGCCACCACACCGATCAGCCAGCCGGTCGAGGTCCCGGCGGTACGGGCGGCGCTGCTCGGCGGATCGGCCGGAGCCTGCCCGCAGATGGTGCTGCGCGTGGGGTACGGCCGGGTCTGCGGCCGTTCCCCACGTCGGGCCCTCGACGAGGTCCTCCAGCCGGAGGGCGACTGA
- a CDS encoding sensor histidine kinase, producing the protein MLGPLLAEPRPPDAPARQRRDWVLVAVLMVAVLAEGLLRPDVPARVATVVMTLALVPALLWRRQRPLSTVAIVFGVSWIVPLFTGHQPALVSGAFVLLLAYALVRWGSGREIVAGATLILAKIAVSAVTGAITATDQIAGYLVMSVVFAVAAAMRYRSRLRVRELDQAKLLERERLARDLHDTVAHHVSAMAIRAQAGIAVSRTSPEGAVDALRVIEAEAVRALGEMRTMVRALRGGDPAELAPSPAVADVAGLAGPSPEGPEVEVQIDAGLGELPPAVGTAIYRLAQESVTNARRHARHATRISVRVSAGAGTVRLCVTDDGDGGGPRSGGFGLAGMRERAALLGGVCEAGPGEGRGWTVTAELPRGLA; encoded by the coding sequence GTGTTGGGACCGTTGCTTGCCGAGCCTCGTCCTCCGGATGCGCCGGCTCGCCAACGGCGCGACTGGGTGCTGGTCGCCGTGCTGATGGTGGCCGTGCTGGCCGAAGGCCTGCTGCGGCCGGACGTTCCGGCTCGGGTGGCCACCGTGGTGATGACTCTGGCGCTGGTTCCGGCGCTCCTGTGGCGGCGGCAGCGGCCGTTGTCGACGGTCGCGATCGTCTTCGGTGTGAGCTGGATCGTTCCGCTGTTCACCGGGCACCAGCCGGCCCTGGTGTCCGGCGCGTTCGTGTTGTTGCTGGCGTACGCGCTGGTGCGCTGGGGTTCGGGCCGGGAGATCGTGGCCGGTGCGACGCTGATCCTCGCCAAGATCGCGGTGTCCGCGGTCACCGGGGCGATCACCGCGACCGACCAGATCGCCGGCTATCTGGTGATGTCCGTGGTGTTCGCGGTGGCGGCGGCCATGCGCTACCGGTCGCGGCTCCGGGTCCGTGAGCTGGACCAGGCGAAACTGCTGGAACGGGAGCGGCTGGCCCGCGACCTGCACGACACCGTGGCCCATCACGTGTCGGCGATGGCGATCCGGGCACAGGCGGGCATCGCCGTGTCGCGGACCTCACCGGAGGGGGCGGTCGACGCGTTGCGGGTGATCGAGGCGGAGGCGGTGCGGGCGCTCGGCGAGATGCGCACGATGGTGCGGGCGCTGCGCGGTGGTGATCCGGCCGAGCTGGCGCCGAGCCCGGCGGTCGCCGATGTGGCCGGGTTGGCCGGTCCGTCGCCGGAGGGCCCGGAGGTCGAGGTGCAGATCGACGCGGGGCTGGGCGAGCTGCCGCCGGCGGTGGGCACCGCGATCTACCGGCTGGCGCAGGAGTCGGTGACGAACGCCCGCCGGCACGCCCGGCACGCCACCCGGATCTCGGTGCGGGTGTCGGCCGGGGCGGGGACGGTGCGGCTGTGCGTGACCGACGACGGCGACGGCGGCGGTCCGAGGTCCGGCGGATTCGGGCTGGCCGGGATGCGGGAGCGGGCGGCGCTGCTGGGCGGGGTCTGCGAGGCCGGTCCGGGTGAGGGGCGCGGCTGGACCGTGACGGCCGAGTTGCCGCGGGGCCTGGCATGA
- a CDS encoding leucine-rich repeat domain-containing protein, protein MTSDEVPPRVFVNQFADAVGPGPQQLARDHCRCVGSSRARPVAVAFHGERQDTSSAGWLRMLELIDEAVADEREVFRPLVEMTAAQRRDLITLPREIGRLTRVKHLVLYGSNLVRIPPEIGRMSALERFDPYTSYRLHWFPYELTRCTALIDSTVSTRAIYGNFKHRPPFPALRAVTRGDLTDLDPYLHGTEGVRTCSVCDQPVGGEMRQVWISRGAGTDVWPFLVNACSQACVDALPVPARNHVPTPHLGGPDVVQPESGW, encoded by the coding sequence ATGACGTCGGACGAGGTGCCGCCCCGGGTGTTCGTGAACCAGTTCGCCGATGCCGTCGGGCCCGGCCCGCAGCAACTCGCCCGGGACCATTGCCGGTGTGTCGGCTCGTCGCGGGCCCGGCCGGTGGCGGTGGCCTTCCACGGGGAGCGTCAGGACACCTCGTCGGCCGGGTGGCTGCGGATGCTGGAGCTGATCGACGAGGCGGTGGCCGACGAGCGGGAGGTGTTCCGGCCGCTGGTCGAGATGACCGCCGCGCAGCGCCGCGACCTGATCACCCTGCCGCGCGAGATCGGTCGGCTGACCAGGGTCAAGCACCTCGTGCTGTACGGCAGCAACCTGGTCCGGATCCCGCCGGAGATCGGGCGGATGAGCGCTCTGGAACGGTTCGACCCGTACACGTCGTACCGGCTGCACTGGTTCCCCTACGAGCTGACCAGGTGCACGGCGCTGATCGACAGCACGGTCAGCACCCGGGCGATCTACGGCAACTTCAAGCACCGGCCTCCGTTTCCCGCGCTGCGCGCGGTAACCCGCGGCGATCTCACCGATCTCGACCCCTATCTGCACGGCACCGAGGGGGTACGCACGTGCAGCGTCTGCGACCAGCCGGTCGGCGGCGAGATGCGGCAGGTGTGGATCTCCCGTGGGGCCGGCACGGACGTGTGGCCGTTCCTGGTGAACGCGTGCTCGCAGGCCTGCGTGGACGCGCTGCCCGTACCGGCCCGCAACCATGTGCCCACACCGCACCTGGGCGGCCCCGACGTGGTCCAGCCGGAATCCGGCTGGTGA
- a CDS encoding DUF402 domain-containing protein, translating to MLAPGDTVWLRHLQRRRIGLVVPFQAVADLGDAVLLWAPADNAAWHFTLPDGRGMGEVPLPEWSASDRIPVPHTIDHGVLSWHPRERDYSIRWFFRPDGTFFRWYANLEAPPALWRHGDLTGLDTTDWDLDVVVEPDRGWRWKDEELFATRLTMPEAYWADDEDRVRRAGQEVIALAEAGKFPFDGTWRDFRPDPAWPPLPRELPPGWDRIQT from the coding sequence ATGCTCGCACCCGGGGACACCGTCTGGCTCCGCCACCTCCAGCGCCGCCGGATCGGCCTCGTCGTGCCGTTCCAGGCCGTGGCCGACCTGGGCGACGCCGTCCTGCTGTGGGCGCCGGCCGATAACGCGGCCTGGCACTTCACCCTGCCCGACGGGCGCGGCATGGGCGAGGTGCCGCTGCCCGAGTGGTCGGCTTCGGACCGGATCCCGGTGCCGCACACCATCGACCACGGCGTGCTGAGCTGGCATCCCCGCGAGCGCGACTACTCGATCCGCTGGTTCTTCCGGCCCGACGGCACCTTCTTCAGGTGGTACGCGAACCTGGAGGCCCCGCCCGCACTGTGGCGCCACGGCGACCTGACCGGCCTCGACACCACCGACTGGGATCTGGACGTGGTGGTCGAACCGGACCGTGGCTGGCGCTGGAAGGACGAGGAGCTGTTCGCGACCCGGCTGACCATGCCCGAGGCGTACTGGGCCGACGACGAGGACCGGGTCCGCCGCGCCGGCCAGGAGGTGATCGCCCTGGCCGAGGCGGGCAAGTTCCCGTTCGACGGCACCTGGCGTGACTTCCGCCCGGATCCGGCCTGGCCGCCGCTGCCCCGCGAGCTGCCGCCGGGCTGGGACCGGATCCAAACCTGA
- a CDS encoding response regulator, whose translation MTVRVVVADDQEIVRTGLTMILDAEPDIEVIGQAADGLRAVELARRLRPDVCLFDIRMPGVDGIEATRRLAGPGVADPLAVVVITTFDLDEYVYAALRAGARGFLLKDAGAALLAQAVHAAAVGDALIAPNVTTRLLKAFAGSGPAGPPRQPVDPLTDREEEVLGAVARGRTNTEIAAEFHISLSTVKTHVASLMAKLGARNRVEVAMWAYER comes from the coding sequence ATGACCGTGCGGGTGGTGGTCGCCGATGATCAGGAGATCGTTCGGACCGGGCTCACGATGATCCTCGACGCGGAGCCCGACATCGAGGTGATCGGCCAGGCCGCGGACGGGTTGCGGGCCGTCGAGTTGGCCCGGCGGCTGCGTCCGGACGTCTGTCTGTTCGACATCCGGATGCCCGGCGTCGACGGCATCGAGGCGACCCGCAGGCTGGCCGGGCCCGGCGTCGCCGATCCGCTCGCGGTGGTCGTCATCACGACCTTCGACCTCGACGAGTACGTCTACGCGGCGCTGCGGGCCGGGGCGCGGGGTTTCCTGCTGAAGGATGCCGGCGCGGCGCTGCTGGCCCAGGCGGTGCACGCGGCCGCCGTCGGGGACGCGCTGATCGCGCCGAACGTGACGACCCGGCTGCTGAAGGCGTTCGCCGGTTCGGGGCCGGCCGGGCCGCCGCGGCAGCCGGTGGACCCGCTGACCGACCGGGAGGAGGAGGTGCTCGGCGCGGTCGCCCGGGGGCGGACGAACACCGAGATCGCGGCCGAGTTCCACATCAGCCTGAGCACGGTGAAGACGCACGTGGCGAGCCTGATGGCGAAGCTCGGGGCACGCAACCGGGTGGAGGTCGCGATGTGGGCCTATGAGAGGTGA
- a CDS encoding lysyl oxidase family protein: protein MTDAQNRRRRSRWPVVGVAAGALVLAGGGVGVAEAAATPPALNFVAATGTVTAERYAAEGEVYVSLDLGLHVIAGKDPFEVRAKRTGYDKPIVAYRTVRKNGKNTQVKLPAGTVKDFTGLTDFTTITFKDRSGKVVTSYKTSFCGNSYSSARTRRDAPATNPYPTRCGGENPFTLGSVWGVQAGWNAQVPDQPASSAPLAKLAAGKYTAEASVNPKYRKAFGIPAKNATAKITVNVVDVKTDESGLAAARSADTREEPALALATTAAGHDRHTAEGDASRQVSAFRPEFRAAASRPATLKATPKAGPKPDLRSLPAWGISMSRENNRTYVNFGATVWNAGTSPLVVDGFRRTGTEVMDAYQYYFDAKGKQVGSRPAGTMQWDAREGHMHWHFTDFAQYNLLKADKRFAVRSGKEAFCLANTDAVDYTIKSAKWRPDNTDLSTSCGANTVVAVREVLDIGNGDTYSQDRPGQSFDVTNLPNGTYYIQVVANPAKRLGELSTANNTALRRIILGGTAAQRTLLVPKVYGIAG, encoded by the coding sequence ATGACTGACGCGCAGAACCGCCGTCGGCGGTCACGCTGGCCGGTGGTCGGCGTAGCGGCGGGTGCGCTCGTGCTCGCCGGAGGCGGGGTCGGCGTGGCCGAGGCGGCCGCGACGCCACCCGCGCTGAACTTCGTCGCCGCGACCGGCACGGTGACAGCGGAGCGGTACGCCGCCGAAGGGGAGGTGTACGTCTCGCTGGACCTGGGCCTGCACGTGATCGCGGGTAAGGATCCGTTCGAGGTCCGGGCCAAGCGCACCGGCTACGACAAGCCGATCGTGGCGTACCGGACGGTTCGTAAGAACGGGAAGAACACCCAGGTCAAGCTTCCGGCCGGGACGGTGAAGGACTTCACCGGCCTGACCGACTTCACCACGATCACCTTCAAGGACAGGTCCGGGAAGGTCGTCACCAGCTACAAGACGTCCTTCTGCGGGAACTCGTACAGCTCGGCGCGGACCCGGCGGGACGCTCCGGCGACCAACCCGTACCCGACCCGGTGCGGTGGCGAGAACCCGTTCACGCTCGGCTCGGTCTGGGGTGTCCAGGCCGGGTGGAACGCGCAGGTGCCGGACCAGCCCGCCTCGTCGGCGCCGCTGGCCAAGCTGGCCGCCGGGAAGTACACCGCCGAGGCGTCGGTGAACCCGAAGTACCGCAAGGCGTTCGGTATCCCGGCCAAGAACGCCACCGCCAAGATCACGGTCAACGTCGTCGACGTCAAGACCGACGAGTCGGGTCTGGCCGCGGCCCGGTCGGCGGACACCCGGGAGGAGCCGGCCCTGGCGCTGGCCACCACGGCCGCCGGTCACGACCGGCACACCGCCGAGGGCGACGCGAGCCGGCAGGTGTCGGCGTTCCGGCCCGAGTTCCGGGCGGCCGCCAGCCGTCCGGCCACGCTGAAGGCGACCCCGAAGGCCGGCCCCAAGCCGGACCTGCGGTCGCTGCCGGCATGGGGCATCTCGATGTCCCGGGAGAACAACCGGACCTACGTCAACTTCGGCGCCACGGTCTGGAACGCCGGCACGTCGCCCCTGGTGGTGGACGGGTTCCGGCGGACCGGTACCGAGGTGATGGACGCCTACCAGTACTACTTCGACGCCAAGGGCAAGCAGGTCGGCTCGCGGCCCGCCGGCACCATGCAGTGGGACGCGCGGGAGGGCCACATGCACTGGCACTTCACCGACTTCGCGCAGTACAACCTGCTGAAGGCGGACAAGAGGTTCGCGGTGCGCAGTGGCAAGGAGGCGTTCTGCCTCGCCAACACCGACGCCGTCGACTACACCATCAAGAGCGCGAAGTGGCGGCCGGACAACACCGACCTGTCCACCTCGTGCGGCGCCAACACCGTCGTCGCGGTCCGTGAGGTCCTCGACATCGGCAACGGCGACACCTACAGCCAGGACCGTCCGGGCCAGTCGTTCGACGTGACGAATCTGCCCAACGGCACCTACTACATCCAGGTCGTCGCCAACCCGGCGAAGCGGCTGGGCGAGCTGAGCACCGCCAACAACACGGCACTTCGCCGGATCATTCTGGGCGGTACGGCCGCACAGCGGACCCTCCTGGTTCCGAAGGTGTACGGGATCGCCGGCTGA
- a CDS encoding aspartate aminotransferase family protein → MSETFWSDAERHLVRYIGASSFTPEIIERAEGGFVWTADGRRILDFTSGQMSAILGHSHPAVVETVQRQAATLDHLFSGMLSRPVVDLARRLSESLPDPLSKVLLLTTGAESNEAAIRMAKLVTGNHEIISFARSWHGMTQAAASATYSSGRKGYGPAAPGNFAIPTPNAYRPDFTTADGELDWRRQLDFSFELFDAQSVGSLAACIVEPILSSGGVIDLPPGYLGELRDRVHARGGLLILDEAQTGLCRTGDWYAFQRDGVVPDILTLSKTLGAGLPLAAVVTSPEIERTAHERGFLFFTTHASDPLVAAVGNTVLDVLTAERLDVRAGELGSYLTKGLWEMATRHRVIGDVRGRGLLIGLELVEDGGRQADEIGAAVTRRCLELGLHMNVVQLPGMGGVFRIAPALTSTTGELDLGLEILDQAIGEVTGS, encoded by the coding sequence ATGTCTGAAACCTTCTGGTCCGACGCCGAGCGTCACCTGGTCCGCTACATCGGCGCGAGCAGCTTCACGCCGGAGATCATCGAGCGGGCCGAGGGTGGTTTCGTGTGGACGGCCGACGGTCGCCGAATCCTCGACTTCACGTCCGGGCAGATGAGCGCGATCCTCGGGCACTCGCACCCGGCCGTCGTCGAGACGGTCCAGCGGCAGGCGGCCACCCTCGACCATCTGTTCAGCGGCATGCTCAGCCGCCCGGTCGTCGACCTGGCCCGGCGCCTGTCCGAGTCGCTGCCCGACCCGCTCAGCAAGGTGCTGCTACTGACCACCGGCGCCGAGTCGAACGAGGCGGCGATCCGGATGGCCAAGCTGGTCACCGGCAACCACGAGATCATCTCGTTCGCCCGGTCGTGGCACGGCATGACACAGGCGGCGGCGAGCGCCACCTACAGTTCCGGGCGCAAGGGGTACGGCCCGGCCGCCCCCGGCAACTTCGCCATCCCGACGCCCAACGCGTACCGGCCGGACTTCACCACCGCCGACGGGGAGCTCGACTGGCGGCGGCAGCTGGACTTCTCGTTCGAGCTGTTCGACGCGCAGTCGGTGGGCAGTCTCGCGGCGTGCATCGTCGAGCCGATCCTCAGCTCCGGCGGGGTGATCGACCTGCCGCCCGGCTATCTCGGCGAACTGCGGGACCGGGTGCACGCGCGGGGCGGGCTGCTGATCCTGGACGAGGCGCAGACCGGGCTGTGCCGGACCGGGGACTGGTACGCGTTCCAGCGCGACGGCGTCGTGCCGGACATCCTGACCCTGTCCAAGACGCTCGGCGCCGGACTGCCCCTGGCCGCCGTGGTGACCAGCCCGGAGATCGAGCGGACCGCCCACGAGCGGGGTTTCCTGTTCTTCACCACCCACGCGTCGGACCCGTTGGTGGCGGCGGTCGGCAACACCGTGCTCGACGTGCTGACGGCCGAACGGCTCGACGTGCGGGCGGGGGAGCTCGGCTCGTACCTCACCAAGGGTCTGTGGGAGATGGCCACCCGGCACCGGGTGATCGGTGACGTGCGGGGCCGCGGGCTGCTGATCGGTCTCGAACTGGTCGAGGACGGCGGCCGCCAGGCCGACGAGATCGGCGCGGCGGTGACGCGGCGCTGCCTGGAGCTGGGGCTGCACATGAACGTGGTGCAACTGCCGGGGATGGGCGGGGTGTTCCGGATCGCGCCGGCGCTCACCTCGACGACCGGCGAGCTGGATCTCGGCCTGGAGATCCTGGATCAGGCGATCGGCGAGGTCACCGGGTCATAG
- a CDS encoding MFS transporter gives MTPTIENRGRGGGLLVLYLALGGLAFACLQSLVSPALSTIGHELNVSTSDVSWIVTAYLLSASVLTPILGRLGDMVGKRKILIVVLSILAVGTVVSALATNLTVLILGRILQGAGGAMMPLSIGMVRDELPRERVATTVGMISAIFGVGAGIGIVAAGPIVEHLSWHWLFWLPLVLVGIALIGAIFGMKESPVRTPGKLDVLGATILSVSLVALLLAISKGQSWGWTDPETIGLLAGGVIGLVVFVMVELRVKEPLIDMKLMRIRGVWATDLVALILGFAMFGTFLLVPTLLQLPEATGYGFGKSVSEAGLFLLPTVVMMVVFGPIAGLLNRRFGPKVPMFLGSVLVVAAFAIPALGHGEIWQVLASGLLTGAGIGFAFAAMSNAIIESVPPAQTGEATSVNSIARTIGSSIGTAVVAAVITSNTTPQGLPTDAAFTDGFWVCTGVAVLAIVAALLLPGAHKRHEQAVAAGVTDVPDEPEEIHVLHRTNA, from the coding sequence ATGACCCCCACGATCGAAAACCGCGGCCGGGGCGGCGGCCTCCTGGTGCTCTACCTGGCCCTGGGCGGTCTGGCGTTCGCGTGCCTGCAGTCCCTGGTCTCGCCCGCGCTGTCCACCATCGGTCACGAGCTGAACGTGTCGACCAGTGACGTCAGCTGGATCGTCACCGCGTACCTGCTGTCGGCGTCGGTCCTCACGCCGATCCTCGGGCGCCTCGGCGACATGGTCGGCAAGCGCAAGATCCTGATCGTCGTGCTGTCCATCCTGGCCGTCGGCACCGTCGTCTCGGCGCTGGCCACCAACCTGACCGTGCTGATCCTGGGCCGGATCCTGCAGGGCGCCGGCGGCGCGATGATGCCGCTGTCGATCGGCATGGTCCGCGACGAGCTGCCCCGCGAGCGGGTCGCCACCACGGTCGGCATGATCTCGGCGATCTTCGGCGTCGGCGCCGGCATCGGCATCGTGGCGGCCGGCCCGATCGTCGAGCACCTCTCCTGGCACTGGCTGTTCTGGCTGCCGCTGGTCCTGGTCGGGATCGCTCTGATCGGCGCGATCTTCGGAATGAAGGAATCGCCGGTCCGCACCCCCGGCAAGCTCGACGTCCTCGGTGCCACCATCCTGTCGGTGTCACTGGTCGCCCTGCTGCTGGCGATCAGCAAGGGCCAGTCCTGGGGCTGGACCGACCCGGAGACGATCGGCCTGCTCGCCGGCGGTGTCATCGGCCTGGTCGTGTTCGTCATGGTCGAGCTGCGGGTCAAGGAGCCGCTGATCGACATGAAGCTGATGCGCATCCGCGGCGTCTGGGCCACCGACCTGGTCGCGCTGATCCTCGGCTTCGCCATGTTCGGCACCTTCCTGCTGGTGCCGACGCTGCTGCAGCTGCCCGAGGCGACCGGCTACGGGTTCGGCAAGTCGGTCTCCGAAGCGGGCCTGTTCCTGCTGCCCACGGTCGTCATGATGGTGGTCTTCGGCCCGATCGCCGGTCTGCTCAACCGCCGGTTCGGCCCGAAGGTCCCGATGTTCCTGGGCTCGGTGCTGGTGGTGGCGGCGTTCGCGATCCCCGCACTCGGGCACGGCGAGATCTGGCAGGTACTCGCCTCGGGCCTGCTGACCGGCGCCGGTATCGGCTTCGCGTTCGCCGCGATGTCCAACGCGATCATCGAGAGCGTGCCGCCGGCCCAGACCGGTGAGGCGACCAGCGTCAACTCGATCGCCCGGACCATCGGCAGCAGCATCGGCACCGCCGTGGTGGCCGCGGTGATCACCTCGAACACCACCCCGCAGGGCCTGCCGACCGACGCCGCGTTCACCGACGGTTTCTGGGTCTGCACCGGCGTCGCCGTCCTGGCGATCGTCGCGGCACTGCTGCTGCCCGGTGCGCACAAGCGCCACGAGCAGGCCGTCGCCGCGGGTGTCACCGACGTGCCGGACGAGCCCGAGGAGATCCACGTCCTGCACCGCACCAACGCCTGA
- a CDS encoding DUF2306 domain-containing protein, with translation MKSSSHWLIPAGLLALTLVPAVAGSLRLSEMAGGAAVIPDGERVTQSPVALVAHIVSVIVFGVLGAFQFAPGVRRRFRRWHRTAGRIVAPAGVIAAVSGLWLTVFLPAAAADSLALSLIRVVVVGWMVTALILGVAAALRRDFGAHRAWMIRGYAIGMGAGTQFFTLTAWQVTAGEFTPAGRTAMMAAAWLINALVAEWLIRGRPASGRRANRQKLSRSTVGS, from the coding sequence ATGAAGTCCTCATCGCACTGGCTCATCCCGGCCGGGCTCCTGGCGCTCACCCTCGTGCCCGCGGTCGCGGGCTCGCTGCGGCTGTCCGAGATGGCCGGCGGCGCCGCGGTGATCCCCGACGGCGAACGGGTCACCCAGTCCCCGGTCGCGCTGGTCGCGCACATCGTCAGCGTCATCGTGTTCGGGGTGCTCGGCGCGTTCCAGTTCGCGCCCGGCGTACGCCGTCGTTTCCGCAGGTGGCACCGCACCGCCGGCCGCATCGTGGCACCGGCCGGTGTGATCGCCGCGGTCAGCGGTCTGTGGCTGACCGTGTTCCTGCCCGCCGCCGCGGCGGACAGCCTCGCCCTCTCCCTGATCCGGGTCGTGGTCGTCGGGTGGATGGTGACGGCGCTGATCCTGGGCGTGGCCGCGGCTCTGCGCCGCGACTTCGGCGCGCACCGGGCGTGGATGATCCGCGGCTACGCCATCGGGATGGGCGCCGGCACCCAGTTCTTCACCCTGACCGCGTGGCAGGTCACGGCCGGCGAGTTCACCCCGGCCGGCCGTACCGCCATGATGGCCGCCGCCTGGTTGATCAACGCCCTGGTGGCCGAATGGCTGATCCGCGGCCGGCCGGCATCGGGGCGCCGGGCGAACCGTCAGAAACTGTCCAGATCGACCGTGGGCTCCTAG
- a CDS encoding inorganic phosphate transporter — MTETTVILLLVVVTALGFDFTNGFHDTANAMATSIATGALRPKVAVLLSALLNLVGAFLSVEVALTVTNAVIRIQNSDGTPKSELLDGGGTALLLIVLAGVIGGILWNLLTWLLGLPSSSSHALFGGLVGAAIAGLGWAGVNWTGDGSKLDGVVGKVVIPAVMSPVIAGAVAAAGTWLIYRITVSVATRFTEQGFRWGQIGSASLVSLAHGTNDAQKTMGVITLALIAAGEWTRAGEIPLWVKVSCALAIALGTYLGGWRIIRTLGKGLVEIAPPQGMTAESAAAAVILSSSHLGFALSTTHVATGSILGSGVGRPGAKVRWAVAGRMVTAWLITLPAAAVVGALMWWVADLIGGTAGAATIFLVLVALSALMWMRSRRAPIDHNNVNDDWDAPVPGREPAGAAS, encoded by the coding sequence GTGACCGAGACAACCGTGATTCTGCTGCTGGTGGTGGTCACCGCCCTCGGGTTCGACTTCACCAACGGATTCCACGACACCGCGAACGCCATGGCGACGTCGATCGCCACCGGCGCGCTCCGGCCCAAGGTGGCCGTCCTGCTGTCCGCCCTCCTGAACCTGGTCGGCGCGTTCCTCTCCGTCGAGGTGGCGCTGACCGTGACCAACGCGGTGATCCGCATCCAGAACTCGGACGGCACGCCGAAGTCCGAGCTTCTGGACGGCGGCGGAACCGCGCTGCTGCTGATCGTGCTGGCCGGCGTGATCGGCGGCATCCTGTGGAACCTGCTGACCTGGCTGCTGGGCCTACCGTCGAGCTCGTCGCACGCGCTGTTCGGCGGTCTGGTCGGCGCGGCGATCGCCGGCCTGGGCTGGGCCGGCGTGAACTGGACCGGCGACGGCAGCAAACTCGACGGTGTGGTCGGCAAGGTGGTGATCCCGGCGGTCATGTCGCCGGTGATCGCCGGTGCGGTGGCCGCGGCCGGCACCTGGCTGATCTACCGGATCACCGTCAGCGTGGCGACCCGGTTCACCGAGCAGGGCTTCCGCTGGGGCCAGATCGGCAGCGCCTCCCTGGTGTCGCTCGCGCACGGCACCAACGACGCGCAGAAGACGATGGGTGTGATCACGCTGGCACTGATCGCGGCCGGCGAGTGGACCCGGGCCGGGGAGATCCCCCTGTGGGTGAAGGTCTCCTGCGCGCTGGCGATCGCGCTCGGCACCTATCTGGGCGGCTGGCGGATCATCCGTACCCTCGGAAAGGGTCTTGTCGAGATCGCCCCGCCGCAGGGGATGACGGCCGAATCGGCCGCCGCCGCGGTGATCCTCTCCTCCAGCCATCTCGGGTTCGCGCTGTCCACCACGCATGTCGCCACCGGGTCGATCCTGGGCAGCGGCGTCGGACGGCCGGGCGCGAAGGTGCGGTGGGCGGTCGCCGGACGGATGGTGACCGCCTGGCTGATCACGCTGCCCGCGGCCGCGGTGGTCGGCGCGCTGATGTGGTGGGTGGCCGACCTGATCGGCGGCACGGCCGGTGCGGCGACGATCTTCCTGGTCCTGGTGGCCCTCTCGGCGCTGATGTGGATGCGCTCGCGCCGGGCCCCGATCGATCACAACAACGTCAACGACGACTGGGACGCGCCGGTCCCCGGCCGTGAGCCGGCCGGCGCGGCGAGCTGA
- a CDS encoding DUF3349 domain-containing protein, whose protein sequence is MSEDRSNFVKRAVEWLRAGYPEGVPRQDYVALLGLLRRKLTEDEIRGIARSLAGRHDPITPSDIEDMINSTVLQDASPEDVVRVSAHLAAGGWPLADPPAD, encoded by the coding sequence GTGAGTGAGGACCGGTCCAACTTCGTCAAGCGCGCGGTCGAGTGGCTGCGGGCCGGTTACCCGGAGGGGGTGCCCCGGCAGGACTACGTGGCGCTGCTCGGCCTGCTGCGCCGCAAGCTGACCGAGGACGAGATCCGTGGCATCGCCCGCAGCCTGGCCGGCCGGCACGATCCGATCACGCCCTCGGACATCGAAGACATGATCAACAGCACGGTGCTGCAGGACGCGAGCCCGGAGGACGTGGTCCGGGTCTCGGCGCACCTGGCGGCGGGCGGCTGGCCACTGGCCGATCCGCCGGCCGACTGA